The following nucleotide sequence is from Saccharomyces kudriavzevii IFO 1802 strain IFO1802 genome assembly, chromosome: 5.
GTTACACTTCTGCTGCAGCGAATCTGACAGAGTTTATTCGACAGGAGTTCAGAAAGGTACGCTTAACGGCCTTTTCTGACTCAGTTTtcttaaaaaaatgaagagcATTGACCAATtaaatcttgtgacaattgttaggtttccatttttggtaaggtTAATAGTATTATGTagatagaatatactagaagttctcctcatggatttaggaatccacgaaagggaatcgacacttttacataatattattattatttcttccttcatttgtatacgtcgttattcattgatcctattgcattattaatccttgcgcttcagcttccactaaatttgatgactgtccTTAATCTTATctcactggtctgataattttcgtcatcttcttaacaccgtatataATAATCTTCTAATCGCATGAATGAATGTATTtatcagctgtactagtaattgacggatagttgattattgttccaacagaaAGGAATGCCATCGATTAGCGGCACTCTTTTAGGACTCAAAAAATCACAGTTCTATTTCTAGCAATTCTTGAATAGCCATAtcttatttgaaaaattttttgaaggaaattcATGTCTTGTTATTAAATCATATGACTGAGTTTTAGGGGGAATAATTACTACCCACAATAATTCCTGACTATATTAGCACTCTATCTAAGATTCAGCAATAAACTATATAGAGATATCGTTGGCTAACACGTTAGGAATATGTCAAGCCCGATATCGAAGGCCATGAAAGTTGCCGTAATTGAATATAGTAAAGCCATTATTTGGAAGAGCGTACCACTCCTAAATTGGATGACTCTTTCCATCAAAGGTGTAGCCGGGGGGTCCCGGTAATTCCACCGATTGGGAACACATTGAGCACAAGATTGGCCCCAACCTAGGCGCGATTTAACTTAGAATGGAAACCTTCTACGGCACAAAGGGTCAATTCAGTTCAAtgggtaaaaaaataaaggacTTTACTAAGATCATCATTGTTTCTTCCCGCAACGGGAAAGGCTACTGTGCCGATGAACTGCTTCATTATCATAATTCTAATGGTGtgcaaatcaaaaaggaaCGCGACAACATTCCATATTTGGTCGACTGTGTCGCTAATCAGTATGCTCCTCACACAGGTGTACAGATGTgcttttgataaattaGACGCCACACGTCATTGAGCTGGCTGGCTTGAATGACAAGAAcgtcaaagaagaagatagaAGGCAGAGCGTCTCTGTTGGCACGTTCAGCCTATATACAATGTGTCGTCACGAAGCTCGATGCGGAAGCAGAATGCAGGGGAGGTTTTGTCAGGCTCAGATCCGTTAATCTAAAGGTCAATGATGCAGAAACCCTTCATATCCCGGTCAAGGTCCGCAAGAACGAAGTGTACGACATTCCTCCATTGTTTGACGACATTAAGCACGGAACCTGTGAAAAGCTGGTTGCGTGTTGAAGTGGgttacaaatttttcacctctCTCTGCATATAACTCATTACGCAGGACTGCACCAAATTCGGTTCATCAGTGGAATTGTTTGCTGTTGATAGCTCCTCGTAAGGGCAGATAACTatagaggaagaagattGTTGAACAGCGCGGGGCTGCAAGCTCTCACTGTTTCGTACAAGTCAAGAACACGGTTTGAATTCTGCCAGTTCCACgaaaaataatttgaagACCGAACTGTTTCGTTATGCTAACTACTACTTCAATATTTGAAACCACACTCGTAGGGCGTATGTAGTATCGTTTAAGAGATGAATGCTACTCATTATTTCGAGTTGTAAATTAGTATGACTTtatctctcttttcttttctacgAAGAGCGTATAATCCTGTCTCACCCAATTTAGGTAAACGCGATTTACTGCCCCATCAGCATAAATACAGTCTTGAACGCATCTCAAAGAATCgcgatttttttttgcattaGCAACCGGTGCCTTGTAGTGGGGACGTTGCCATCTCGCTTGGCTGATTATACGTTTCCTGAGTTCCTCACGATCTGGGACAGGTTCCTTGCTCCAGTGGGCTACGCATCTGTCAACTCCATCATAGTGGATAGTAATTCACGGATGGTCTTCATCGGCGCAAGTTGCCCGATTCATCGGTGGAAGCTCGACTGTCCAAAAGCTTCTGTCATAATCCGCTATATGAAAGGATAACCGTGTGGTATCCGTGAAATTCGAGTAATTGCTGGCCGTATTGGTGCAGTATACGAACAGCAGACCTCGAAGAGCGATGACTTCGGGGAAGATTTTCATTATCCTCGTCCATCGAAGCCTAGCTTTCACGCCTGGCCCTTCCGCCTACTTTGCCTTTCATAAACGACGAAAACTATGCACTACTGAAAAGCAGCCACTAGTGAGATATGTTTGATTAACAGGAGAAAAGCGTCCTCCCCAGCAGATGCAAACTGCCGTAGACGTGtgtttctttatcaaacaTACGACTGAGATCGGGACGGTTTCAATTGGTCATGCGGTATAAAAAGAACGACAGGGTCTTCTGGTAATAGAGCTATAGTAGCCATTTGCGTGAAGGTATGTTAGCTGTACGTCGTATCTATGAGTCATTGCTCTAAGACGTCGCAAGCGTTGTAAAACCCTCTAGAACACAGACGTTATTACTCATACACAACAGGCATTGATCTCCCAGCTAATCGATTACACTGAAGTGATCGGCTGGTCAATGGGCGGCATATTGATTGGTGTGCGGAAggaactttttttcactgaTTAATGGTATCGCTTATTTCCCAATTCGGTTATTGAATCGTTATCGAGTGAAGAAAACCTGCGCGAACAAGTTTCGCCAGGCGGTCGTGACGGACATTTAAAAGGGAGAGAGGATATATGAATGATGATATGTGCTGAAGTACAAGAGATTTTAAAGCTCATTATCCCATCTCAGCGACATTGGTACGAAGATCGTAAAGATGTCAGAGAaagaatctgaaaaaatggctAACGATCGAATTGTAGTTAGGGCCATTGAGGCAGGAGACGAAGAAGCCTGGAACAAGCTGTGGGTGCAGTACCAGGGTTTCCAGAAAATTGTCATGCCTCCAGAGGTAGGCAAGACCAGTTTTGCGAGGTTCTTAGACCCCACAGTCAAGCTATGGGGGGCACTTGCCATTGACACCGAGACCGGCGATGCAATTGGTCTTGCACACTATTTGAGCCATTTGACATCGTGGCATGTCGAGGAAGTTCTATATTTGAACGACTTATATGTCACCGAGCACGCCAGAATCAAAGGTGTGGGTAGAAAGCTTATAGAGTTTGTGTACAAACACGCAGATGAGCTCGGTACACCTGCAGTGTATTGGGTTACGGACCACTACAACCATCGTGCCCAATTACTGTACACCAAAGTGGGTTACAAGACAGACAAAGTTGTTTACAAAAGAACTGGATACTGAAACCGCTGTGCAGTATAGACTAGCGTATATAGAGTAGCAATAGTTTCTATAGAAACACCTGCCGAGCTTTTCGCCAAGAGTATCTTACCTCCATCCGATGGTTTGCTTCGACTTTTCGCAGTTTGTTCTCCGGTTTACCACAAGCGCCATACGGCGTTGCTATAGGATGTCTGGAGCTTAATCCAGGTGCATTTCAGGAACTGCCGTGATGAAGAACCGGACGTGCCTCGTTCGTAAGCTTTTGAGGAACACGTTCGAGGGTGCAATCTGGCAGCTCGCCGAGGACGTTCACTACCGGTGATAGACGTTCATGATTCTTGAGTGTATTCGGGCAATATGCAGTAGTAGGGGACAGTATATAAACAAGCCGCAGTCTCAGTCTTCGATGAGTCTGGCACGCTGCAATATTTTTCGTGAGTACGTACAGAGAGTTGCTAACGAAAATATCTTCAATGGACCCATCTACTGCCAGCCGTGCTCTTCCTGAGGAGTTCACGGAGGACATTGTTCCTGAGATACCAGAAAAGGAAGCCGGAACTACCGTTGATGTTAATCCGACCTTGACCATATCTTCTCCGGCCCCCTCTTACATAGAATTGATAGATCCAGGTGTGCATAACATTGAAATCTACGCGGAAATCTATAACCGTCCACTGTATCGTGTGGCTTTGTTCTTCTCGCTCTTCCTCATAGCCTATGCTTACGGGTTAGATGGTAATATTCGTTACACTTTCCAGGCGTATGCGACATCTTCATACTCCCAGCACTCCCTGCTGTCGACTGTCAACTGTATCAAGACAGTTATTGCGGCTGTGGGCCAAATCTTCTTTGCCAGGTTGTCCGATATTTTCGGCAGATTCTCTATCTTGGTCATTAGTGTGATCTTTTACATTATGGGGACCGTCATCGAATCGCAAGCGGTGAATATTACTAGGTTTGCTGTTGGTGGTTGTTTTTACCAGTTGGGTCTCACCGGTATCATCCTAATCCTGGAAGTTATTGCTTCAGATTTTTCGAATTTGAACTGGAGATTATTAGCTTTATTCATTCCTGCTCTGCCATTTATTATCAATACTTGGATTAGTGGGAATGTTACAAGTGCTATAGGTACTAACTGGAAATGGGGTATTGGTATGTGGGCTTTCATATTACCGCTGGCTTGTATTCCATTGGGACTCTGTATGTTGCACATGAGATATTTGGCGAGGAAACATGCAAAGGATAGATTGAAGCCTGAATTTGAAGCCCTAAATAAACTAAAGTGGAAGTCATTCTGTATCGACATCGCTTTCTGGAAATTAGATATTATCGGTATGTTGCTAATTACTGCGTTTTTCGGATGCGTATTGGTTCCGTTCACATTAGCTGGTGGTCTGAAGGAAGAATGGAGAACTGCACATATTATTGTCCCTGAAGTCATCGGCTGGGTCGTGGCGCTACCATTGTATATGCTATGGGAAATGAAATACTCAAGGCACCCACTGACACCATGGGACTTGATTAAAGACAgaggtattttttttgctctgCTCATTGCATTCTTCATTAATTTCAATTGGTACATGCAAGGTGACTACATGTATACTGTGCTAATTGTCGCAGTTCATGAGTCGATCAAATCGGCCACAAGAATCACATCCTTGTACTCGTTCGTTTCTGTTATCGTCGGCACAATTCTCGGGTTTATACTGATTAAAGTGAGAAGGACCAAACCCTTTATTCTATTCGGGATTTCTTGTTGGATTGTCTCATTTGGTCTTTTGGTCCATTACCGTGGTGATTCCGGTGCCCATGCCGGTATTATTGGTTCTTTGTGTCTACTAGGTTTTGGTGCAGGTTCATTTACCTACGTGACTCAAGCTTCTATTCAAGCTTCCGCTAAAACTCATGCAAGAATGGCGATAGTAACTTCATTGTACCTGGCTACCTATAACATTGGATCTGCATTTGGTAGTTCTGTTAGTGGTGCTGTTTGGACCAATATTCTACCAAgggaaatttcaaaaagaatttctGATCCCACATTAGCTGCACAAGCATACGGTTCCCCATTCacattcatcatcacttaCACGTGGGGCACACCGGAGAGAATTGCTTTGGTCATGTCCTATCGTTATgttcagaaaattttgtgTATCATAGGTTTGGTGTTCTGCTTTCCTTTGTTAGGCTGTGCCCTCATGTTGAGAAACCACAAACTAACTGATTCTATTGCCCTTGAAGGCAGTGATTACTTGGAAAGCAAAGATGCTTTTGAACCtaaggaaaaggaagaaactTTCCTGAAGAGCAAATTTTTGTCCCAGTTCACAGGaaaaaacaaggaaaacTAACGTCTCGTCGTAATAATACAATTTATCCCTATATAGCTAATAAATAGTCAAGAacataatttttttccttcaactTTACATTTCAAATGCTGctccttcaattcttcaaagatcaagatgccaaaaaaatttacttACATGATGTTCAAAGGGAATAAAAAAGGCTTTagataaaataaaaaaaaaataaaaaaaatgggtttaTGATAAGCTAGCAACTTTTTCTAAACCCTTATAGAGAAAATTCCTATATTTCGCAGTGCTGCTCATCGGCACCATTAATGGCATCTAAAATTGTTTGAGTGCTGCTGACGATCATAATCATAAAACCGAAACATATACAA
It contains:
- the HPA3 gene encoding D-amino-acid N-acetyltransferase (similar to Saccharomyces cerevisiae HPA3 (YEL066W)), which codes for MSEKESEKMANDRIVVRAIEAGDEEAWNKLWVQYQGFQKIVMPPEVGKTSFARFLDPTVKLWGALAIDTETGDAIGLAHYLSHLTSWHVEEVLYLNDLYVTEHARIKGVGRKLIEFVYKHADELGTPAVYWVTDHYNHRAQLLYTKVGYKTDKVVYKRTGY
- the SIT1 gene encoding siderophore transporter, whose product is MDPSTASRALPEEFTEDIVPEIPEKEAGTTVDVNPTLTISSPAPSYIELIDPGVHNIEIYAEIYNRPLYRVALFFSLFLIAYAYGLDGNIRYTFQAYATSSYSQHSLLSTVNCIKTVIAAVGQIFFARLSDIFGRFSILVISVIFYIMGTVIESQAVNITRFAVGGCFYQLGLTGIILILEVIASDFSNLNWRLLALFIPALPFIINTWISGNVTSAIGTNWKWGIGMWAFILPLACIPLGLCMLHMRYLARKHAKDRLKPEFEALNKLKWKSFCIDIAFWKLDIIGMLLITAFFGCVLVPFTLAGGLKEEWRTAHIIVPEVIGWVVALPLYMLWEMKYSRHPLTPWDLIKDRGIFFALLIAFFINFNWYMQGDYMYTVLIVAVHESIKSATRITSLYSFVSVIVGTILGFILIKVRRTKPFILFGISCWIVSFGLLVHYRGDSGAHAGIIGSLCLLGFGAGSFTYVTQASIQASAKTHARMAIVTSLYLATYNIGSAFGSSVSGAVWTNILPREISKRISDPTLAAQAYGSPFTFIITYTWGTPERIALVMSYRYVQKILCIIGLVFCFPLLGCALMLRNHKLTDSIALEGSDYLESKDAFEPKEKEETFLKSKFLSQFTGKNKEN